Proteins from a genomic interval of Lysobacter stagni:
- a CDS encoding glycosyltransferase family 2 protein, translating to MPVSTSPQLSVVVPVFNERDNVAPLVHEITAALRGRAADDGGNFEIVYIDDRSRDDTLAVLTALKAEVPELRVVHHESQSGQSTAIRTGVKAARGTWVATLDGDGQNDPADIPKLIAERARAASDIKLFAGWRVNRQDSGSKRWASKWANAIRARMLRDDTPDTGCGIKLFERAAFLDLPYFDHMHRYLPALMQRAGWKTVSVPVNHRARSTGVSKYNNLNRALVGIRDLRGVAWLITRSKITRTREI from the coding sequence ATGCCCGTGAGCACATCCCCCCAGCTTTCCGTGGTGGTGCCGGTGTTCAACGAGCGCGACAACGTCGCGCCGCTGGTGCACGAGATCACCGCCGCATTGCGCGGCCGCGCGGCGGACGACGGCGGCAACTTCGAGATCGTCTACATCGACGACCGCTCGCGCGACGACACCCTCGCCGTGCTGACGGCGCTCAAGGCCGAAGTGCCCGAGTTGCGCGTGGTGCACCACGAAAGCCAGAGCGGCCAGAGCACCGCGATCCGCACCGGCGTGAAAGCCGCGCGCGGCACGTGGGTGGCCACGCTGGACGGCGACGGCCAGAACGATCCGGCCGACATTCCCAAACTGATCGCCGAACGCGCCCGCGCGGCGTCCGACATCAAGCTCTTCGCCGGCTGGCGCGTGAACCGCCAGGACAGCGGCAGCAAGCGCTGGGCATCGAAGTGGGCCAACGCGATCCGCGCGCGCATGCTGCGCGACGACACGCCCGACACCGGCTGCGGCATCAAGCTGTTCGAACGCGCGGCCTTCCTCGACCTGCCGTACTTCGACCACATGCACCGCTACCTGCCGGCGCTGATGCAGCGCGCGGGCTGGAAGACGGTGAGCGTGCCGGTGAACCACCGCGCGCGTTCGACGGGCGTGTCCAAGTACAACAACCTCAACCGTGCGCTGGTGGGCATCCGCGACCTTCGTGGCGTGGCCTGGCTGATCACGCGCAGCAAGATCACCCGCACCCGCGAAATCTGA
- a CDS encoding 4'-phosphopantetheinyl transferase family protein, whose protein sequence is MSLSAAPTTPAGGTGPGVVRWAWCPHPPRAPAEPLARGWLAGELSLSPADLPLERDVRGRPRLGGALSDWDCNWSHSGDGLLIALGHRVQVGIDLERIRPRGRALELAQRFFTGPELAWLHAAPSTAVRDHGFLRLWCAKEALLKAHGHGISFGLHRLRFAEQDGVLRLAECDPALGHAEDWSLQELRPEPDYLGALAWRRTD, encoded by the coding sequence ATGTCGCTGTCCGCAGCCCCAACGACGCCCGCCGGCGGGACCGGGCCCGGCGTCGTGCGCTGGGCCTGGTGCCCCCATCCGCCCCGCGCGCCGGCCGAGCCGCTGGCGCGCGGCTGGCTCGCCGGCGAGCTTTCCCTATCGCCCGCCGACCTTCCGCTGGAGCGCGATGTGCGCGGCCGCCCGCGCCTGGGGGGCGCGCTGTCGGACTGGGACTGCAACTGGAGCCACAGCGGCGACGGGCTGCTGATCGCGCTCGGCCATCGCGTACAGGTGGGCATCGACCTGGAGCGGATACGTCCGCGGGGCCGCGCCCTGGAACTGGCGCAGCGTTTCTTCACCGGCCCCGAGCTGGCATGGCTGCACGCGGCCCCGTCCACGGCCGTGCGCGATCACGGCTTCCTGCGCCTGTGGTGCGCGAAGGAAGCGCTGTTGAAGGCGCACGGGCACGGCATTTCGTTCGGCCTGCATCGCCTGCGCTTCGCCGAGCAGGACGGCGTATTGCGACTGGCCGAATGCGACCCTGCGCTGGGCCACGCCGAGGACTGGTCGCTGCAGGAGCTGCGGCCGGAGCCGGACTACCTGGGCGCCCTGGCCTGGCGACGGACGGACTGA
- a CDS encoding ParB/RepB/Spo0J family partition protein has protein sequence MSVAKKRGLGRGLEALLGPKAAAEAPALEAVEGDILRHLPVDALTPGKYQPRKHWDQEKLEELAGSIKAQGVIQPIVVRDLGGKRYEIIAGERRWRASQLAGLSEIPVVIREVDDRTVVAMALIENIQREDLNPLEEANALQRLIDEFDLTHAQAAEAVGRSRAAVSNLLRLLELPAEIRVLLETHSLEMGHARALLALAPQAAIALARQAAEHGWSVREVEHRVQQVSAGVIPTSSTAKPKAAKAKPQADIAALERELSESLSTKVNVLHGRGGKGRLVIHYTDLDSLEGVLERLRGTVTE, from the coding sequence ATGAGCGTAGCCAAGAAGCGCGGCCTGGGCCGCGGCCTCGAAGCACTGCTGGGCCCCAAGGCCGCCGCCGAGGCGCCGGCGCTGGAGGCGGTCGAGGGCGACATCCTGCGCCACCTGCCGGTGGATGCACTCACGCCCGGCAAGTACCAGCCGCGCAAGCACTGGGACCAGGAAAAGCTGGAAGAGCTGGCCGGGTCGATCAAGGCACAGGGCGTGATCCAGCCCATCGTCGTGCGCGACCTGGGCGGCAAGCGCTACGAGATCATCGCCGGCGAACGCCGCTGGCGTGCCTCGCAACTGGCGGGGCTGAGCGAAATCCCGGTCGTCATCCGCGAAGTCGACGACCGCACCGTGGTCGCGATGGCGCTGATCGAGAACATCCAGCGCGAGGACCTCAACCCGCTGGAAGAAGCCAACGCGCTGCAGCGGCTGATCGACGAGTTCGACCTGACCCACGCGCAGGCCGCCGAGGCGGTCGGACGTTCGCGTGCCGCGGTGTCCAACCTGCTGCGCCTGCTGGAGTTGCCCGCCGAGATCCGCGTGCTGCTGGAAACCCACTCGCTGGAAATGGGCCATGCCCGCGCCCTGCTGGCGCTTGCGCCGCAGGCTGCCATCGCACTGGCACGCCAGGCCGCCGAACACGGCTGGTCGGTGCGCGAGGTCGAACACCGCGTGCAGCAGGTGTCCGCCGGGGTGATCCCGACCAGCAGCACGGCCAAGCCCAAGGCGGCCAAGGCCAAGCCGCAGGCCGACATCGCCGCGCTGGAACGCGAGCTGTCCGAATCGCTCAGCACCAAGGTCAACGTGTTGCATGGCCGCGGCGGCAAGGGCCGGCTGGTGATCCACTACACCGACCTCGATTCGCTCGAGGGCGTGCTGGAACGGCTGCGCGGCACCGTCACGGAGTAA
- the xth gene encoding exodeoxyribonuclease III: MKIASWNVNSLNVRLPHLEQWLAQSAPDIVALQETKLEDAKFPDDPLIAAGYRSVFAGQKTYNGVAVLSRESARDVQVGVPGFEDEQKRVIAATVGDLRIVNLYVVNGQDVGTDKYAYKLRWLEAVHDWLAQELAAHPRMIVLGDFNIAPDDRDVHDPAVWNDTHILTSRAERDALQRLCSLGLHDAWRALNPEETQFSWWDYRQAGFRRNLGLRIDLTLVSDALRPHCVASGIDREPRTWDRPSDHAPAWVELG; this comes from the coding sequence ATGAAGATCGCCAGCTGGAACGTCAATTCGCTCAACGTGCGCCTGCCGCACCTGGAACAGTGGCTCGCGCAGTCCGCGCCGGACATCGTCGCGCTGCAGGAAACCAAGCTGGAGGACGCCAAGTTCCCGGACGATCCGCTGATCGCCGCCGGCTACCGCAGCGTGTTCGCCGGGCAGAAGACCTACAACGGCGTGGCCGTGCTCTCGCGTGAGAGCGCCCGCGACGTGCAGGTGGGCGTGCCCGGCTTCGAGGACGAGCAGAAGCGGGTGATCGCCGCGACGGTGGGCGATCTGCGCATCGTCAACCTGTACGTGGTCAACGGACAGGACGTCGGCACCGACAAGTACGCCTACAAGCTGCGCTGGCTGGAAGCGGTGCACGACTGGCTCGCGCAGGAACTGGCCGCGCATCCGCGCATGATCGTGCTGGGCGATTTCAACATCGCGCCGGACGATCGCGACGTGCACGACCCTGCGGTGTGGAACGACACGCACATCCTCACCTCGCGCGCCGAGCGCGATGCGCTGCAGCGGCTCTGCTCGCTGGGACTGCACGACGCCTGGCGCGCGCTCAACCCCGAGGAGACGCAGTTCAGCTGGTGGGATTACCGGCAGGCCGGTTTCCGCCGCAACCTGGGCCTGCGCATCGACCTGACGCTGGTCTCCGACGCGTTGCGCCCGCACTGCGTGGCCTCGGGCATCGATCGCGAACCGCGCACGTGGGACCGGCCCAGCGATCACGCGCCGGCGTGGGTGGAGCTGGGGTAG
- a CDS encoding lipid-A-disaccharide synthase N-terminal domain-containing protein: MEFDFMNHPIAWLEWTGLHMSPWKIIGLTGALMFGGRWLVQFLASRQYGRPVIPRLFWYMSLVGSVMTLSYFLFSQKQDSVGVIQNLFPAFTAAYSLYLDIKHRGWKRDRASH; the protein is encoded by the coding sequence ATGGAATTCGACTTCATGAACCACCCCATCGCCTGGCTCGAATGGACCGGGCTGCACATGTCGCCGTGGAAGATCATCGGCCTGACCGGCGCGCTCATGTTCGGCGGCCGCTGGCTGGTGCAGTTCCTCGCATCACGTCAGTACGGACGCCCCGTGATTCCCCGCCTGTTCTGGTACATGAGCCTGGTGGGCAGCGTGATGACGCTGAGCTACTTCCTGTTCTCACAGAAGCAGGACTCGGTGGGCGTGATCCAGAACCTCTTCCCGGCCTTCACCGCAGCCTACAGCCTGTACCTGGACATCAAACACCGCGGCTGGAAGCGCGACCGCGCCAGTCACTGA
- the rpmG gene encoding 50S ribosomal protein L33 — protein sequence MASKRDKIRLISSAGTGHFYTTDKNKKNTPNKMEVKKYDPVVRKHVTYKEGKIK from the coding sequence ATGGCTTCCAAGCGCGACAAGATCCGCCTGATCTCCTCGGCCGGCACCGGCCACTTCTACACCACGGACAAGAACAAGAAGAACACGCCGAACAAGATGGAGGTCAAGAAGTACGACCCCGTCGTTCGTAAGCACGTGACGTACAAGGAAGGCAAGATCAAGTAA
- the rsmG gene encoding 16S rRNA (guanine(527)-N(7))-methyltransferase RsmG — MNTPAPLDPSLRRTLDDGLRALALDPAAATPLLDYLALLLRWNRTYNLTAVRDPHEMVTKHLLDSLAMHPFLDDLAARGGRLADLGTGPGLPGIPLAIVKPGLQVTLVESNGKKARFMREAIRQLGLKDARVAESRIEAVDEPGAYDAITARALATLPLILELGGHLLKPDGRLLAMKGVYPADEIAALPAGWAVQASHPLRVPGLDAERHLVVIGRTAP; from the coding sequence ATGAACACCCCCGCCCCTCTCGACCCGTCGCTGCGACGGACGCTGGACGATGGTCTGCGCGCGCTCGCGCTGGACCCCGCCGCCGCGACGCCGCTGCTGGACTACCTGGCGCTGCTGCTGCGCTGGAACCGCACCTACAACCTCACCGCCGTGCGCGATCCGCACGAGATGGTGACCAAGCACCTGCTCGATTCGCTGGCGATGCACCCCTTCCTCGACGATCTGGCCGCGCGCGGCGGGCGCCTGGCGGACCTGGGGACCGGCCCCGGACTTCCCGGCATTCCGCTGGCGATCGTCAAACCGGGCCTGCAGGTCACGCTGGTGGAGAGCAACGGCAAGAAGGCGCGGTTCATGCGCGAGGCGATCCGCCAGCTGGGCCTGAAGGACGCGCGCGTGGCCGAATCGCGCATCGAAGCGGTGGACGAACCCGGCGCGTACGACGCGATCACCGCGCGCGCGTTGGCCACGCTGCCGTTGATCCTCGAACTGGGCGGCCACCTGCTCAAGCCCGACGGCCGCCTGCTGGCGATGAAGGGCGTCTACCCCGCCGACGAGATCGCCGCGCTGCCGGCCGGCTGGGCCGTGCAGGCCTCGCACCCCCTGCGCGTGCCGGGGCTGGACGCCGAACGCCATCTGGTCGTGATCGGCCGCACGGCTCCGTAA
- the rpmB gene encoding 50S ribosomal protein L28, with translation MSRVCQVTGKRTTTGNNVSHAMNKTRRRFLPNLHERRFWVASENRWVKLRVSSAALRTIDKNGIDAVLADMRARGEKI, from the coding sequence ATGTCCCGTGTATGCCAAGTAACGGGCAAGCGAACGACGACTGGCAACAACGTCTCGCATGCCATGAACAAGACCCGCCGCCGTTTCCTCCCCAACCTCCACGAGCGCCGCTTCTGGGTCGCTTCGGAAAACCGTTGGGTGAAGCTGCGCGTTTCCAGCGCTGCCCTGCGCACCATCGACAAGAACGGCATCGACGCCGTGCTGGCCGACATGCGTGCCCGCGGCGAGAAGATCTGA
- a CDS encoding NAD-dependent epimerase/dehydratase family protein encodes MADTSPGTILVTGAAGFIGAYTCRALKARGATVVGLDNYNDYYDPQIKRDRVAALCPDVDIRALDLTDRDGLAALFDEIAPTQVIHLAAQAGVRYSLSNPHAYVDSNLAGFVNMLELCRHRGVQHLVYASSSSVYGDSATPPFSEDQRIDQPRSLYAATKAANELMAHTYAHLYGLRATGLRFFTVYGPWGRPDMAPLLFSRAVLAGRPIDVFNHGKMRRDFTFVDDIVAGVLGALDHPPPTHLPPPAVPHRVFNLGNHTPVELERFIAVIEQAAGTAAQKVYKPMQPGDMIETMADTQRAQEAFGFEPATSIETGLPQVVAWCRDYFGDKA; translated from the coding sequence ATGGCTGATACCTCCCCCGGCACCATCCTCGTCACCGGCGCCGCCGGCTTCATCGGTGCATACACCTGCCGCGCATTGAAAGCGCGCGGCGCCACCGTCGTCGGCCTGGACAACTACAACGACTACTACGATCCGCAGATCAAGCGCGACCGCGTGGCCGCGCTCTGCCCGGACGTGGACATCCGCGCGCTCGACCTCACCGATCGCGACGGCCTGGCCGCGCTGTTCGACGAGATCGCGCCCACGCAGGTGATCCACCTCGCGGCGCAGGCGGGCGTGCGTTATTCGCTGAGCAACCCGCACGCGTACGTCGACAGCAACCTCGCCGGCTTCGTCAACATGCTGGAGCTGTGCCGTCATCGCGGCGTGCAGCACCTGGTGTATGCCAGCTCCTCGTCGGTGTACGGCGATTCGGCCACGCCGCCGTTCTCCGAGGACCAGCGCATCGACCAGCCGCGTTCGCTCTATGCGGCGACCAAGGCCGCCAACGAGCTGATGGCGCACACCTACGCGCACCTCTACGGCCTGCGCGCGACCGGTCTGCGCTTCTTCACCGTGTACGGACCGTGGGGCCGACCTGACATGGCGCCGTTGCTGTTTTCGCGCGCGGTGCTGGCGGGGCGGCCCATCGACGTCTTCAACCACGGCAAGATGCGGCGCGATTTCACCTTCGTCGACGACATCGTCGCCGGCGTGCTCGGCGCGCTCGACCATCCGCCGCCGACGCATCTGCCGCCACCGGCCGTTCCGCACCGCGTGTTCAACCTGGGCAACCACACGCCAGTGGAACTCGAGCGCTTCATCGCGGTCATTGAACAGGCCGCGGGCACCGCGGCGCAGAAGGTGTACAAACCCATGCAACCGGGCGACATGATCGAGACCATGGCCGACACCCAGCGCGCGCAGGAAGCGTTCGGCTTCGAACCGGCCACGTCCATCGAGACCGGCCTGCCCCAGGTCGTGGCGTGGTGTCGCGACTACTTCGGTGACAAGGCGTGA
- a CDS encoding DUF885 domain-containing protein, with the protein MKRLLLATALSAQLALLSSTAVAGPVDDRFEAIYTKEWKWRQDELAMSDEDSDTSGSRHRLPSVDAASQKARLKVWDDVLAQLKGIDAAQLDTQNKVNFEVYQSQVENLAADVRLRGYEMPFNSDSSFWSNLGFMARRPMRTSEDYRAYIDRLRDVPRYFDQNIANMRAGLSRGFSVPRAVLDGRDGSITAVADLKDPQESKFYDPFKRMPASIPADEQARLRADASAAIGENVIPAYAKLLTFFRKEYVPKARTTLGAEQMPDGKAYYRQQIREYTTLDLSPEEIHQIGLKEVARIQAEMDAIIQQVGFKGSFADFLAFLRTDPQFYAKTPQELLDRAAWISKRVDGEVGKFIGTLPRGRFTIVPVPPDIAPFWTSGRGGAGTYWVNTYDLPSRPLYNLPALTLHESAPGHALQGSLAKEQGELPEFRRETYISAYGEGWGLYSEKLGVEMGIYETPYEDFGRLTYEMWRACRLVIDTGVHHKGWTRDQALAYLRDRTALSEHEVTTEVDRYISWPAQALSYKLGEITIVRLREEAEKALGPKFDVKAFHDALLSEGSVPLPVLEEQVRAFIRTSATATAKAD; encoded by the coding sequence GTGAAACGACTGCTCCTCGCCACCGCGCTGTCGGCCCAGCTCGCCCTTCTCTCGTCCACGGCCGTGGCCGGTCCGGTCGACGACCGCTTCGAGGCCATCTACACGAAGGAATGGAAGTGGCGACAGGACGAGCTGGCGATGTCCGACGAGGACAGCGACACCTCCGGCAGCCGCCACCGCCTGCCGTCCGTGGATGCCGCCTCGCAGAAGGCGCGGCTGAAGGTGTGGGATGACGTGCTGGCCCAGCTCAAGGGCATCGACGCCGCGCAGCTGGATACGCAGAACAAGGTGAATTTCGAGGTGTACCAGTCGCAGGTGGAGAACCTGGCCGCCGACGTGCGACTGCGCGGATACGAGATGCCGTTCAATTCGGATTCCTCGTTCTGGTCCAACCTGGGCTTCATGGCGCGCCGTCCGATGCGAACCAGCGAGGACTACCGCGCCTACATCGATCGCCTGCGCGACGTGCCGCGCTACTTCGACCAGAACATCGCGAACATGCGTGCCGGCCTGTCGCGCGGTTTCAGCGTGCCGCGCGCGGTGCTCGACGGACGCGACGGTTCCATCACCGCCGTCGCCGACCTGAAGGATCCGCAGGAATCCAAGTTCTACGATCCGTTCAAGCGCATGCCGGCATCGATCCCCGCCGACGAGCAGGCCCGTCTGCGCGCCGATGCGTCGGCGGCGATCGGCGAGAACGTCATTCCCGCGTACGCGAAGCTGCTCACCTTCTTCCGCAAGGAATACGTGCCCAAGGCCCGCACCACGCTCGGCGCCGAGCAGATGCCCGACGGCAAGGCCTATTACCGCCAGCAGATCCGCGAATACACCACGCTGGACCTGAGCCCGGAGGAGATCCACCAGATCGGCCTGAAGGAAGTCGCGCGCATCCAGGCGGAGATGGACGCGATCATCCAGCAGGTCGGCTTCAAGGGCAGCTTCGCGGATTTCCTGGCGTTCCTGCGCACCGACCCGCAGTTCTATGCGAAGACCCCGCAGGAACTGCTGGATCGCGCCGCGTGGATCTCCAAGCGCGTGGACGGCGAGGTCGGCAAGTTCATCGGCACGTTGCCGCGCGGCCGCTTCACCATCGTCCCGGTGCCGCCGGACATCGCGCCGTTCTGGACCAGCGGTCGTGGCGGCGCGGGCACGTACTGGGTCAACACCTACGACCTGCCCTCGCGCCCGCTCTACAACCTGCCCGCGCTGACGCTGCACGAGTCCGCACCGGGCCATGCGCTGCAGGGCTCGCTGGCCAAGGAGCAGGGTGAGCTGCCCGAGTTCCGCCGCGAAACCTACATCTCGGCCTACGGCGAAGGCTGGGGGCTGTACAGCGAGAAGCTCGGCGTGGAGATGGGCATCTACGAGACGCCCTACGAAGACTTCGGCCGCCTGACCTACGAGATGTGGCGCGCCTGCCGCCTGGTCATCGACACCGGCGTGCACCACAAGGGCTGGACCCGCGACCAGGCGCTGGCTTACCTGCGCGATCGCACCGCGCTGAGCGAACACGAGGTCACCACCGAGGTCGACCGCTACATCTCCTGGCCGGCCCAGGCGCTGAGCTACAAGCTGGGCGAGATCACCATCGTCCGCCTGCGCGAGGAGGCCGAGAAGGCGCTGGGCCCGAAGTTCGACGTGAAGGCCTTCCACGACGCACTGCTCAGCGAGGGCTCGGTGCCCCTGCCGGTGCTGGAGGAACAGGTCCGCGCGTTCATCCGCACGTCCGCCACGGCCACGGCCAAGGCGGACTGA
- a CDS encoding AMP-binding protein, protein MTTQVAPVPLTCGDGARAIAFDAGRAIDLRTFTRQVRALAATLPHARHAINLCEDRYRYLVAFCAAAVRGQTTLMPASRAPAMIEQVLAQYPDAYCITDVELSPAPPHCVRMLATLDELDGEPLMLEDEWRVAIGFTSGSTGQPRPYDKTWRSFRTSTAQNLAALDGLLSANGVTHVIATVPPQHMYGMEMTVLLPLLGQVSVHSARPLFPADVVRALCDAPSPPLLVTTPVHLRALVASDLPLPPLAGIVSATAPLPPELAAQAEARFGCEVREVFGSTETCVFARRRTARDDAWTPLPGVRLAPQPDGTAVHAPHLREPVVLADLMDVHADGRFELRGRNADLLDIAGKRASLGDLTRKLLAVPGVEDGVVFQLDAEDAIGVRRIAALVVAPRLEEGDILHALRQHLDPVFLPRPLRRVASLPRNETGKLPRQALEALLHGPAPLPVG, encoded by the coding sequence ATCACTACTCAAGTTGCGCCCGTTCCGCTCACCTGCGGGGACGGCGCGCGCGCGATCGCCTTCGACGCGGGCCGCGCAATCGATCTGCGCACCTTCACTCGTCAGGTGCGCGCGCTGGCCGCCACGCTGCCGCACGCGCGACACGCGATCAACCTGTGCGAAGACCGCTACCGTTACCTCGTGGCCTTCTGCGCGGCCGCGGTGCGTGGGCAGACCACGCTGATGCCGGCTTCGCGGGCGCCGGCGATGATCGAACAGGTCCTGGCGCAATACCCCGATGCCTACTGCATCACCGACGTCGAACTGTCTCCGGCGCCGCCGCACTGCGTGCGCATGCTCGCCACGCTGGACGAACTCGACGGAGAGCCGCTGATGCTCGAGGACGAATGGCGCGTCGCGATCGGGTTCACGTCCGGCAGCACCGGCCAACCGCGTCCCTACGACAAGACCTGGCGCAGCTTCCGTACCAGCACCGCGCAGAATCTGGCCGCGCTCGACGGACTGCTGTCGGCCAATGGCGTCACGCACGTCATCGCCACCGTACCGCCGCAGCACATGTACGGCATGGAGATGACCGTGCTGCTGCCGCTGCTGGGACAGGTGTCGGTGCATTCGGCGCGCCCGCTGTTTCCCGCCGACGTGGTGCGCGCCCTGTGCGATGCGCCCTCGCCGCCGCTGCTGGTCACCACGCCCGTGCACCTGCGCGCGCTGGTCGCCTCGGACCTGCCGCTGCCGCCGCTGGCCGGCATCGTCTCGGCGACGGCGCCGTTGCCACCGGAACTCGCTGCCCAGGCCGAAGCGCGCTTCGGTTGTGAAGTGCGCGAGGTATTCGGTTCGACTGAGACCTGCGTGTTCGCGCGGCGCCGCACTGCGCGCGACGACGCATGGACGCCGCTGCCCGGCGTGCGACTGGCGCCGCAGCCCGACGGCACTGCCGTGCACGCGCCGCACTTGCGCGAACCGGTGGTGCTGGCCGATCTCATGGACGTCCACGCCGACGGCCGCTTCGAACTGCGCGGCCGCAACGCGGACCTGCTCGACATCGCCGGCAAGCGTGCATCGCTGGGCGACCTCACCCGCAAGCTGCTTGCCGTGCCCGGCGTCGAGGACGGCGTGGTGTTCCAGCTCGATGCCGAGGACGCCATCGGCGTGCGACGCATCGCGGCACTGGTGGTGGCGCCGCGCCTGGAGGAGGGCGACATCCTGCACGCGTTGCGGCAACACCTGGATCCGGTGTTCCTGCCGCGGCCTCTGCGTCGCGTCGCGTCGCTGCCGCGCAACGAAACCGGCAAGCTGCCGCGTCAGGCGCTGGAAGCGCTGCTGCACGGTCCCGCGCCCCTGCCCGTAGGCTGA
- a CDS encoding ParA family protein translates to MARIIAVANQKGGVGKTTTAVNLAAALAKTPKRVLLVDLDPQGNATMGSGIDKREIEDTICDVLLGEADATSILKRTAEEFDLLPANIELTAAEISLMSEAGREQRLKTALAPLRANYDFILIDCPPALSLLTLNALTAADSIIVPMQCEYYALEGISALIDTIDALKANLNPALEIEGVLRTMFDVRNNLANAVSAELTKHFGDRVFRTIVPRNVRLAEAPSYGQSIVGYDRASRGGIAYMGLAGEVLRRQREREQAGKAARAEAKETTA, encoded by the coding sequence ATGGCCCGCATCATCGCCGTTGCCAACCAGAAAGGCGGGGTCGGCAAGACCACCACCGCCGTCAACCTGGCCGCCGCCCTGGCGAAGACGCCCAAGCGCGTTTTGCTGGTCGATCTCGATCCCCAGGGCAACGCCACCATGGGCAGCGGCATCGACAAGCGCGAGATCGAGGACACGATCTGCGACGTGTTGCTGGGCGAAGCCGACGCGACCTCGATCCTCAAGCGCACCGCCGAGGAATTCGACCTGCTGCCGGCCAATATCGAGCTGACGGCGGCGGAAATCAGCCTGATGAGCGAAGCGGGCCGCGAGCAGCGCCTCAAGACCGCGCTCGCGCCGCTGCGTGCGAACTACGACTTCATCCTGATCGACTGCCCGCCGGCGCTGTCGCTGCTCACGCTCAATGCGCTGACCGCCGCGGATTCGATCATCGTGCCGATGCAGTGCGAGTACTACGCGCTGGAAGGCATCAGCGCACTGATCGACACGATCGATGCGCTCAAGGCCAACCTCAATCCCGCGCTGGAGATCGAAGGCGTGCTGCGCACCATGTTCGACGTGCGCAACAACCTGGCCAACGCCGTCTCGGCGGAACTGACCAAGCATTTCGGCGACCGCGTCTTCCGCACCATCGTGCCGCGCAACGTGCGCCTGGCCGAAGCGCCCAGCTACGGCCAGAGCATCGTCGGTTACGACCGCGCCAGCCGCGGCGGCATCGCTTACATGGGGCTGGCGGGCGAAGTGCTGCGCCGCCAGCGCGAGCGCGAACAGGCCGGCAAGGCCGCCCGCGCCGAAGCGAAGGAGACGACTGCATGA
- a CDS encoding GlsB/YeaQ/YmgE family stress response membrane protein has product MGILIWLVLGGIIGWIASLIMRTDAQQGLFLNIVVGIVGALIGGWLGGLFGLGGDINDGDFSISGLLMSLVGAIVLLAIVNLFRRGRVR; this is encoded by the coding sequence ATGGGCATCCTCATTTGGCTGGTCCTCGGCGGGATCATCGGCTGGATCGCCAGCCTGATCATGCGCACCGACGCACAGCAGGGCCTGTTCCTCAACATCGTCGTCGGCATCGTGGGCGCGCTCATCGGTGGCTGGCTCGGCGGATTGTTCGGCCTGGGCGGCGACATCAACGATGGCGACTTCTCCATCAGCGGCCTGCTGATGTCGCTGGTCGGCGCGATCGTGCTGCTGGCGATCGTCAACCTGTTCCGGCGTGGTCGCGTGCGCTGA